A genome region from Drosophila simulans strain w501 chromosome 2R, Prin_Dsim_3.1, whole genome shotgun sequence includes the following:
- the LOC6734929 gene encoding patronin isoform X23 has product MDVETQEIRQARQRASVKWLLSKAFNNRVPDNLKEPFYRDHENQERLKPQIIVELGNATLYCQTLANLYSDPNYQSMNHWSIIQTLARKGVPVAESADMPITETVLIQTNPLRINAHMSVIESLMVLYAKEISSGDRVMAAIRRISGNNYQAPTGQSYEQALLGWISHACAALKKRIIKEVDAGLPDDNGSRLQTPDIPPVRDFQDLCDGICLALLISYYCPKVVPWTSVRINYLPAVEDSIHNILLVCNFSQKHLPYTVMHMTPEDVTYMRGSMKLNLVVLLTDLFNLFEIHPAKCVCYPGMDGQDVIARRTMGANEHGICHRRGLTVQPVTPIPDLRSDLDQPPVGSPQNRPPFQVPHSNSFGGGLNRRSTPPNEYQTVQSNNFDGNHAEAFVVHKSRGITTLASMHSQQQQQLHQQQQHQQQYHQQPLQQHPSQSQLQIQQQEPLVPARLRQAKEKTNVESKADERGDFVAAGRPSNWEQSRRPSFAGRRSRRNSSSEDSQLTIENFGGSQDQLNTLGRYERDRERKLSNTSVGSYPVEPAVAVRSSIADARGTLQLGYDTDSGSEKQDRETEKYSMRRQVSVDNVPTVSSHNLSNAGSPLPVARHKQHSSDKDYSSNSGMTPDAYNDSRSTSGYDPESTPVRKSSTSSMPASPAAWQLDVGDDDMRSLENASKLSTIRMKLEEKRRRIEQDKRKIEMALLRHQEKEDLESCPDVMKWETMSNESKRTPDMDPVDLDKYQQSIAIMNMNLQDIQQDIHRLATQQSQMQAQHLQAQQLMQAQQIANMLNQQQTYGSQQHLADHHYQQQRPMQQSFGSSPHLPQAYNAPVSAYSSRPPSRDPYQQQLHHQQQQPMPMPQQMQYVNEHGQYMSPPQPAHYMPQQAQQPQSIYSDNGAAYNHSNHSPYGGAPQYRSSVVYDDYGQPTNHFYLHESSPQPQAHPHPQRRTWAHSAAAAAYEQQQQIQPSLVDVNAWQTQQHQKQKQTWMNRPPSSAGAPSPGSFMLHQNGAGGGGGGGGELQHLFQVQASPQHGQRQVSGSNGVQRQQSLTNLRDNRSPKAPQNMGMPMGMPMQQEDMMAPQSICFIGDEEDVDELERNIIESMQSTHVSDFVHQQQQQHQHQQQLQQQHRLQGHSGRGSSSEDYDSGEMISNKLNITSGNLTYRIPSPSRPSIQANSFQDPRAMAAASGGEDQPPEKGFYISFDDEQPKRPKPPLRAKRSPKKESPPGSRDSVDNQATLKRESLSHLHNNNNIGFGNDDVNSKPVTRHSIHGLNNSNSVKSPGNATYNKYTDEPPIQLRQLAVSGAMSPTSNDRHHLEDVSNQSPQQTQQPMSPTRLQQSSNNAEAAKNKALVIGADSTNLDPESVDEMERRKEKIMLLSLQRRQQQEEAKARKEIEASQKREKEREKEEERSRKKEEQMARRAAILEQHRLKKAIEEAEREGKTLDRPDLHVKLQSHSSTSTTPRLRQQRTTRPRPKTIHVDDASVDISEASSFSSRGKKGSSSNLTGYGQLSSNSMKRDYYRGSQDSLTVKESPDDYPSTSSTPIGRRGSYKTSRDTDSGLGRATPPRRAPSPGMGMGASGPKLYKQPAAKSNRGIILNAVEYCVFPGVVNREAKQKVLEKIARSEAKHFLVLFRDAGCQFRALYSYQPETDQVTKLYGTGPSQVEEVMFDKFFKYNSGGKCFSQVHTKHLTVTIDAFTIHNSLWQGKRVQLPSKKDMALVI; this is encoded by the exons GCTCGTCAACGTGCTTCCGTCAAATGGCTGCTCTCGAAGGCGTTCAACAATCGCGTGCCGGACAACCTGAAGGAGCCCTTCTACCGCGACCATGAGAACCAGGAGCGCCTCAAGCCGCAGATCATCGTGGAGCTGGGCAATGCCACGCTCTACTGCCAGACGCTGGCCAATCTGTACTCAGATCCCAACTACCAAAGCATGAACCACTGGTCAATAATACAGACGCTAGCGCGCAAGGGAGTTCCCGTGGCCGAATCCGCGGACATGCCCATTACCGAAACGGTATTAATTCAAACAAATCCGCTGCGAATT AACGCCCACATGTCTGTGATAGAATCGCTGATGGTTTTGTATGCGAAGGAAATATCATCGGGTGACCGCGTCATGGCGGCCATACGAAG AATATCTGGCAACAACTATCAGGCGCCCACTGGCCAGTCCTACGAGCAAGCTCTGCTGGGCTGGATTTCACATGCTTGCGCCGCTCTGAAAAAGCGCATTATCAAGGAGGTGGACGCTGGGCTGCCCGACGATAAT GGTTCTCGTCTGCAGACGCCGGATATACCACCTGTAAGGGACTTCCAGGATCTGTGCGATGGCATATGTTTGGCGCTGCTCATCTCGTACTACTGCCCAAAGGTGGTGCCGTGGACGAGTGTGCGGATTAACTATTTGCCCGCCGTAGAGGACTCTATTCACAACATCCTGCTGGTCTGCAATTTCTCGCAGAAGCATCTGCCCTACACCGTGATGCATATGACGCCCGAGGATGTGACCTACATGCGCGG ATCCATGAAACTGAATCTGGTAGTGCTGCTGACGGATCTGTTCAACCTGTTTGAGATACACCCGGCCAAATGTGTTTGTTACCCCGGCATGGATGGTCAGG ATGTCATCGCCCGGCGCACTATGGGCGCCAATGAGCACGGGATCTGCCATCGACGGGGCCTCACAGTGCAGCCCGTCACACCCATTCCCGATCTGCGCAGCGATCTCGACCAGCCGCCCGTAGGCTCGCCTCAGAACCGACCACCGTTCCAAG TTCCGCACTCGAATTCATTTGGCGGCGGCTTAAATCGCAGATCAACCCCGCCCAACGAATACCAGACGGTTCAGTCAAATAATTTTGACGGTAATCATGCCGAag CCTTCGTGGTGCACAAGTCGCGTGGCATCACCACACTCGCCTCCATGcactcgcagcagcagcagcagctccatcagcagcaacagcatcagcagcaataCCATCAgcagccactgcagcagcacccGTCCCAGTCGCAGCTCCAAATCCAACAGCAGGAGCCCTTGGTTCCGGCTCGCTTGCGCCAGGCTAAAGAAAAGACCAATGTTGAGTCGAAGGCGGACGAGAGAG GCGATTTTGTCGCTGCGGGTCGACCAAGTAACTGGGAACAGAGCCGCCGGCCAAGCTTTGCAG GTCGTCGCTCGCGCAGAAACTCCTCCAGCGAGGACTCCCAGCTGACCATCGAGAACTTTGGTGGCTCGCAGGATCAGCTGAATACGCTGGGACGATACGAACGCGACAGGGAACGCAAACTGTCCAACACCAGTGTGGGCAGTTATCCAGTTGAACCCGCTGTGGCCGTTCGCTCTTCAATTGCCGATGCTAGGGGCACGTTGCAGTTGGGCTACGATACGGACTCCGGCTCTGAGAAGCAGGATCGCGAAACGGAAAAGTATTCGATGCGCCGGCAAGTCAG TGTCGACAATGTGCCCACGGTGTCGTCGCACAATCTTTCGAATGCGGGCAGCCCGTTGCCGGTGGCTAGGCACAAGCAACATTCCAGCGACAAAGactacagcagcaacagcggcatgACACCAGATGCATACAACGATTCCCGCTCCACCAGTGGCTACGATCCGGAGAGCACGCCCGTTCGCAAGTCCTCGACGAGCAGCATGCCAGCAAGTCCGGCTGCTTGGCAGTTGGATGTAGGAGACGACGATATGCGCTCGCTGGAAAACGCCAGCAAGTTGTCCACCATTCGAATGAAATTGGAGGAGAAGCGGCGGCGCATTGAGCAGGACAAGCGCAAGATCGAGATGGCTTTGCTGAGGCACCAGGAGAAG GAGGATTTGGAATCGTGTCCGGACGTGATGAAATGGGAGACCATGAGCAACGAATCAAAGCGCACGCCTGATATGGATCCCGTGGATTTGGACAAATACCAG CAAAGTATCGCCATTATGAACATGAATCTGCAGGATATCCAGCAGGATATCCACCGCCTGGCCACCCAGCAAAGCCAAATGCAGGCGCAGCACCTCCAAGCCCAACAGCTCATGCAGGCTCAGCAAATAGCCAACATGCTGAACCAG CAACAGACCTATGGGTCGCAGCAGCACCTGGCTGATCACCATTACCAGCAGCAGAGACCCATGCAGCAAAGCTTTGGTTCATCGCCCCATCTTCCGCAGGCCTACAACGCCCCAGTCAGCGCATACAGCTCCCGTCCGCCCAGTCGCGATCCttaccagcagcagctccaccatcagcagcagcagcccatgcccatgccgcAACAGATGCAGTACGTCAACGAGCATGGGCAGTATATGTCGCCGCCGCAGCCCGCACACTACATGCCGCAGCAGGCACAACAGCCGCAAAGCATTTACAGCGACAACGGGGCGGCGTACAATCACAGTAACCACTCGCCATACGGCGGAGCTCCACAGTATCGGAGCAGCGTTGTGTACGACGATTACGGGCAGCCCACCAACCACTTCTACCTGCATGAGTCATCGCCGCAGCCTCAAgctcatccgcatccgcagcGCAGGACTTGGGCTCActccgcagcagccgccgcttatgaacaacagcaacagatcCAGCCTTCCCTGGTGGATGTGAATGCCTGGCAGACGCAGCAGCAccaaaagcagaagcagacCTGGATGAACAGGCCGCCCTCGAGTGCGGGAGCCCCGAGCCCTGGCAGCTTTATGCTTCACCAGAACGGAGcaggaggtggtggcggtggtggtggcgagCTACAGCACCTGTTTCAGGTACAGGCTTCGCCACAGCACGGGCAACGTCAGGTTAGTGGATCCAATGGCGTGCAGCGCCAGCAGTCGCTGACCAACTTGCGAGACAATCGCTCGCCCAAGGCACCACAAAACATGGGAATGCCCATGGGTATGCCGATGCAGCAGGAGGACATGATGGCACCGCAGAGTATTTGCTTCATCGGTGACGAGGAGGATGTTGATGAGCTGGAACGGAACATCATCGAATCTATGCAGTCAACGCACGTCTCCGACTTTGtacaccaacagcagcagcagcaccagcaccaacagcaacttcagcagcaacatcggtTGCAGGGGCACAGCGGACGAGGCAGCAGCTCGGAGGATTATGACAGCGGGGAGATGATCTCCAACAAGCTGAACATCACCAGCGGCAATCTCACCTATCGCATACCCTCGCCATCCCGTCCCTCCATCCAAGCCAACAGCTTCCAGGATCCCCGAGCCATGGCAGCGGCTTCCGGTGGCGAGGACCAGCCGCCCGAGAAGGGTTTCTACATCTCCTTCGACGATGAGCAGCCCAAACGACCCAAGCCACCTCTGCGCGCCAAGCGATCGCCCAAAAAGGAGTCTCCACCGGGAAGTCGGGACAGCGTCGATAACCAGGCGACCCTGAAACGCGAATCGCTAAGTCAtctgcacaacaacaacaatattgGATTCGGGAATGATGATGTCAACAGCAAACCGGTGACCAGGCACAGCATCCATGGCCTAAACAACTCCAACAGTGTCAAATCTCCCGGAAATGCCACGTACAACAAGTACACGGATGAGCCGCCAATCCAATTGCGCCAGTTGGCCGTTTCGGGAGCAATGTCACCAACTAGTAACGATCGTCATCACTTGGAGGATGTCAGCAATCAGTCACCGCAGCAGACGCAGCAACCAATGTCGCCCACGCGACTCCAACAGAGTAGCAACAACGCAGAGGCGGCCAAGAACAAGGCGCTGGTCATCGGAGCAGATTCCACCAATTTGGATCCG GAATCTGTTGATGAGATGGAGCGTCGCAAGGAGAAAATCATGCTACTGTCGTTGCAACGTCGCCAGCAACAGGAGGAGGCGAAGGCGCGCAAAGAGATTGAGGCTTCCCAGAAGCGAGAAAAGGAGCGCGAAAAGGAGGAGGAACGATCGCGGAAAAAGGAGGAGCAAATGGCACGGAGAGCGGCCATTTTGGAGCAGCACAGACTCAAGAAAGCCATTGAAGAGGCCGAGCGAGAG GGTAAAACCCTGGATCGGCCCGACCTTCACGTGAAGCTGCAATCGCATTCATCCACCTCAACGACCCCACGGCTGAGGCAGCAGCGCACCACGCGTCCCAGGCCTAAGACAATTCACGTGGACGATGCCAGCGTGGACATCAGCGAGGCTTCAAGCTTCTCTAGTCGGGGCAAAAAAGGCTCAAGCTCGAATCTAACCG GCTACGGTCAACTAAGctcaaattcaatgaaaagAGATTACTACAGGGGCTCGCAAGACTCCCTCACTGTAAAAg AGTCACCCGATGATTATCCCAGTACAAGTTCAACTCCGATTGGACGACGGGGATCGTACAAAACTTCCAGAG ACACAGATTCGGGACTGGGACGCGCCACTCCGCCGAGGCGTGCTCCGTCGCctggaatgggaatgggcgcTTCAG GTCCTAAACTCTATAAACAACCAGCGGCCAAATCGAATCGTGGAATCATCCTGAATGCCGTTGAATATTGTGTTTTTCCCGGCGTTGTCAACCGCGAGGCCAAACAGAAAGTGCTGGAGAAGATTGCGCGCTCGGAGGCGAAGCACTTCCTGGTACTCTTCCGCGATGCTGGCTGCCAGTTCCGCGCCCTCTACAGCTACCAGCCCGAAACGGACCAGGTGACCAAGCTGTATGGTACTGGGCCTAGTCAAGTCGAAGAAGTCATGTTCGACAAGTTTTTCAA ATACAACTCAGGAGGCAAGTGCTTCTCGCAAGTGCACACAAAGCATCTGACAGTGACCATCGACGCCTTCACAATACACAACTCCCTGTGGCAGGGCAAGCGGGTGCAGTTGCCCAGCAAAAAAGACATGGCGCTTGTAATCTAA
- the LOC6734929 gene encoding patronin isoform X25, with protein MDVETQEIRQARQRASVKWLLSKAFNNRVPDNLKEPFYRDHENQERLKPQIIVELGNATLYCQTLANLYSDPNYQSMNHWSIIQTLARKGVPVAESADMPITETVLIQTNPLRINAHMSVIESLMVLYAKEISSGDRVMAAIRRISGNNYQAPTGQSYEQALLGWISHACAALKKRIIKEVDAGLPDDNGSRLQTPDIPPVRDFQDLCDGICLALLISYYCPKVVPWTSVRINYLPAVEDSIHNILLVCNFSQKHLPYTVMHMTPEDVTYMRGSMKLNLVVLLTDLFNLFEIHPAKCVCYPGMDGQDVIARRTMGANEHGICHRRGLTVQPVTPIPDLRSDLDQPPVGSPQNRPPFQVPHSNSFGGGLNRRSTPPNEYQTVQSNNFDGNHAEAFVVHKSRGITTLASMHSQQQQQLHQQQQHQQQYHQQPLQQHPSQSQLQIQQQEPLVPARLRQAKEKTNVESKADERGDFVAAGRPSNWEQSRRPSFAGRRSRRNSSSEDSQLTIENFGGSQDQLNTLGRYERDRERKLSNTSVGSYPVEPAVAVRSSIADARGTLQLGYDTDSGSEKQDRETEKYSMRRQVSVDNVPTVSSHNLSNAGSPLPVARHKQHSSDKDYSSNSGMTPDAYNDSRSTSGYDPESTPVRKSSTSSMPASPAAWQLDVGDDDMRSLENASKLSTIRMKLEEKRRRIEQDKRKIEMALLRHQEKEDLESCPDVMKWETMSNESKRTPDMDPVDLDKYQAYNAPVSAYSSRPPSRDPYQQQLHHQQQQPMPMPQQMQYVNEHGQYMSPPQPAHYMPQQAQQPQSIYSDNGAAYNHSNHSPYGGAPQYRSSVVYDDYGQPTNHFYLHESSPQPQAHPHPQRRTWAHSAAAAAYEQQQQIQPSLVDVNAWQTQQHQKQKQTWMNRPPSSAGAPSPGSFMLHQNGAGGGGGGGGELQHLFQVQASPQHGQRQVSGSNGVQRQQSLTNLRDNRSPKAPQNMGMPMGMPMQQEDMMAPQSICFIGDEEDVDELERNIIESMQSTHVSDFVHQQQQQHQHQQQLQQQHRLQGHSGRGSSSEDYDSGEMISNKLNITSGNLTYRIPSPSRPSIQANSFQDPRAMAAASGGEDQPPEKGFYISFDDEQPKRPKPPLRAKRSPKKESPPGSRDSVDNQATLKRESLSHLHNNNNIGFGNDDVNSKPVTRHSIHGLNNSNSVKSPGNATYNKYTDEPPIQLRQLAVSGAMSPTSNDRHHLEDVSNQSPQQTQQPMSPTRLQQSSNNAEAAKNKALVIGADSTNLDPESVDEMERRKEKIMLLSLQRRQQQEEAKARKEIEASQKREKEREKEEERSRKKEEQMARRAAILEQHRLKKAIEEAEREGKTLDRPDLHVKLQSHSSTSTTPRLRQQRTTRPRPKTIHVDDASVDISEASSFSSRGKKGSSSNLTGYGQLSSNSMKRDYYRGSQDSLTVKESPDDYPSTSSTPIGRRGSYKTSREPAGVERGRTLSRISVAKGSTLNFRGRKSNSLMNLCDTDSGLGRATPPRRAPSPGMGMGASGRHMPSPSGPGSLPPGLISKRRGFDDGSSDFSLTPNLNMEYSGPKLYKQPAAKSNRGIILNAVEYCVFPGVVNREAKQKVLEKIARSEAKHFLVLFRDAGCQFRALYSYQPETDQVTKLYGTGPSQVEEVMFDKFFKYNSGGKCFSQVHTKHLTVTIDAFTIHNSLWQGKRVQLPSKKDMALVI; from the exons GCTCGTCAACGTGCTTCCGTCAAATGGCTGCTCTCGAAGGCGTTCAACAATCGCGTGCCGGACAACCTGAAGGAGCCCTTCTACCGCGACCATGAGAACCAGGAGCGCCTCAAGCCGCAGATCATCGTGGAGCTGGGCAATGCCACGCTCTACTGCCAGACGCTGGCCAATCTGTACTCAGATCCCAACTACCAAAGCATGAACCACTGGTCAATAATACAGACGCTAGCGCGCAAGGGAGTTCCCGTGGCCGAATCCGCGGACATGCCCATTACCGAAACGGTATTAATTCAAACAAATCCGCTGCGAATT AACGCCCACATGTCTGTGATAGAATCGCTGATGGTTTTGTATGCGAAGGAAATATCATCGGGTGACCGCGTCATGGCGGCCATACGAAG AATATCTGGCAACAACTATCAGGCGCCCACTGGCCAGTCCTACGAGCAAGCTCTGCTGGGCTGGATTTCACATGCTTGCGCCGCTCTGAAAAAGCGCATTATCAAGGAGGTGGACGCTGGGCTGCCCGACGATAAT GGTTCTCGTCTGCAGACGCCGGATATACCACCTGTAAGGGACTTCCAGGATCTGTGCGATGGCATATGTTTGGCGCTGCTCATCTCGTACTACTGCCCAAAGGTGGTGCCGTGGACGAGTGTGCGGATTAACTATTTGCCCGCCGTAGAGGACTCTATTCACAACATCCTGCTGGTCTGCAATTTCTCGCAGAAGCATCTGCCCTACACCGTGATGCATATGACGCCCGAGGATGTGACCTACATGCGCGG ATCCATGAAACTGAATCTGGTAGTGCTGCTGACGGATCTGTTCAACCTGTTTGAGATACACCCGGCCAAATGTGTTTGTTACCCCGGCATGGATGGTCAGG ATGTCATCGCCCGGCGCACTATGGGCGCCAATGAGCACGGGATCTGCCATCGACGGGGCCTCACAGTGCAGCCCGTCACACCCATTCCCGATCTGCGCAGCGATCTCGACCAGCCGCCCGTAGGCTCGCCTCAGAACCGACCACCGTTCCAAG TTCCGCACTCGAATTCATTTGGCGGCGGCTTAAATCGCAGATCAACCCCGCCCAACGAATACCAGACGGTTCAGTCAAATAATTTTGACGGTAATCATGCCGAag CCTTCGTGGTGCACAAGTCGCGTGGCATCACCACACTCGCCTCCATGcactcgcagcagcagcagcagctccatcagcagcaacagcatcagcagcaataCCATCAgcagccactgcagcagcacccGTCCCAGTCGCAGCTCCAAATCCAACAGCAGGAGCCCTTGGTTCCGGCTCGCTTGCGCCAGGCTAAAGAAAAGACCAATGTTGAGTCGAAGGCGGACGAGAGAG GCGATTTTGTCGCTGCGGGTCGACCAAGTAACTGGGAACAGAGCCGCCGGCCAAGCTTTGCAG GTCGTCGCTCGCGCAGAAACTCCTCCAGCGAGGACTCCCAGCTGACCATCGAGAACTTTGGTGGCTCGCAGGATCAGCTGAATACGCTGGGACGATACGAACGCGACAGGGAACGCAAACTGTCCAACACCAGTGTGGGCAGTTATCCAGTTGAACCCGCTGTGGCCGTTCGCTCTTCAATTGCCGATGCTAGGGGCACGTTGCAGTTGGGCTACGATACGGACTCCGGCTCTGAGAAGCAGGATCGCGAAACGGAAAAGTATTCGATGCGCCGGCAAGTCAG TGTCGACAATGTGCCCACGGTGTCGTCGCACAATCTTTCGAATGCGGGCAGCCCGTTGCCGGTGGCTAGGCACAAGCAACATTCCAGCGACAAAGactacagcagcaacagcggcatgACACCAGATGCATACAACGATTCCCGCTCCACCAGTGGCTACGATCCGGAGAGCACGCCCGTTCGCAAGTCCTCGACGAGCAGCATGCCAGCAAGTCCGGCTGCTTGGCAGTTGGATGTAGGAGACGACGATATGCGCTCGCTGGAAAACGCCAGCAAGTTGTCCACCATTCGAATGAAATTGGAGGAGAAGCGGCGGCGCATTGAGCAGGACAAGCGCAAGATCGAGATGGCTTTGCTGAGGCACCAGGAGAAG GAGGATTTGGAATCGTGTCCGGACGTGATGAAATGGGAGACCATGAGCAACGAATCAAAGCGCACGCCTGATATGGATCCCGTGGATTTGGACAAATACCAG GCCTACAACGCCCCAGTCAGCGCATACAGCTCCCGTCCGCCCAGTCGCGATCCttaccagcagcagctccaccatcagcagcagcagcccatgcccatgccgcAACAGATGCAGTACGTCAACGAGCATGGGCAGTATATGTCGCCGCCGCAGCCCGCACACTACATGCCGCAGCAGGCACAACAGCCGCAAAGCATTTACAGCGACAACGGGGCGGCGTACAATCACAGTAACCACTCGCCATACGGCGGAGCTCCACAGTATCGGAGCAGCGTTGTGTACGACGATTACGGGCAGCCCACCAACCACTTCTACCTGCATGAGTCATCGCCGCAGCCTCAAgctcatccgcatccgcagcGCAGGACTTGGGCTCActccgcagcagccgccgcttatgaacaacagcaacagatcCAGCCTTCCCTGGTGGATGTGAATGCCTGGCAGACGCAGCAGCAccaaaagcagaagcagacCTGGATGAACAGGCCGCCCTCGAGTGCGGGAGCCCCGAGCCCTGGCAGCTTTATGCTTCACCAGAACGGAGcaggaggtggtggcggtggtggtggcgagCTACAGCACCTGTTTCAGGTACAGGCTTCGCCACAGCACGGGCAACGTCAGGTTAGTGGATCCAATGGCGTGCAGCGCCAGCAGTCGCTGACCAACTTGCGAGACAATCGCTCGCCCAAGGCACCACAAAACATGGGAATGCCCATGGGTATGCCGATGCAGCAGGAGGACATGATGGCACCGCAGAGTATTTGCTTCATCGGTGACGAGGAGGATGTTGATGAGCTGGAACGGAACATCATCGAATCTATGCAGTCAACGCACGTCTCCGACTTTGtacaccaacagcagcagcagcaccagcaccaacagcaacttcagcagcaacatcggtTGCAGGGGCACAGCGGACGAGGCAGCAGCTCGGAGGATTATGACAGCGGGGAGATGATCTCCAACAAGCTGAACATCACCAGCGGCAATCTCACCTATCGCATACCCTCGCCATCCCGTCCCTCCATCCAAGCCAACAGCTTCCAGGATCCCCGAGCCATGGCAGCGGCTTCCGGTGGCGAGGACCAGCCGCCCGAGAAGGGTTTCTACATCTCCTTCGACGATGAGCAGCCCAAACGACCCAAGCCACCTCTGCGCGCCAAGCGATCGCCCAAAAAGGAGTCTCCACCGGGAAGTCGGGACAGCGTCGATAACCAGGCGACCCTGAAACGCGAATCGCTAAGTCAtctgcacaacaacaacaatattgGATTCGGGAATGATGATGTCAACAGCAAACCGGTGACCAGGCACAGCATCCATGGCCTAAACAACTCCAACAGTGTCAAATCTCCCGGAAATGCCACGTACAACAAGTACACGGATGAGCCGCCAATCCAATTGCGCCAGTTGGCCGTTTCGGGAGCAATGTCACCAACTAGTAACGATCGTCATCACTTGGAGGATGTCAGCAATCAGTCACCGCAGCAGACGCAGCAACCAATGTCGCCCACGCGACTCCAACAGAGTAGCAACAACGCAGAGGCGGCCAAGAACAAGGCGCTGGTCATCGGAGCAGATTCCACCAATTTGGATCCG GAATCTGTTGATGAGATGGAGCGTCGCAAGGAGAAAATCATGCTACTGTCGTTGCAACGTCGCCAGCAACAGGAGGAGGCGAAGGCGCGCAAAGAGATTGAGGCTTCCCAGAAGCGAGAAAAGGAGCGCGAAAAGGAGGAGGAACGATCGCGGAAAAAGGAGGAGCAAATGGCACGGAGAGCGGCCATTTTGGAGCAGCACAGACTCAAGAAAGCCATTGAAGAGGCCGAGCGAGAG GGTAAAACCCTGGATCGGCCCGACCTTCACGTGAAGCTGCAATCGCATTCATCCACCTCAACGACCCCACGGCTGAGGCAGCAGCGCACCACGCGTCCCAGGCCTAAGACAATTCACGTGGACGATGCCAGCGTGGACATCAGCGAGGCTTCAAGCTTCTCTAGTCGGGGCAAAAAAGGCTCAAGCTCGAATCTAACCG GCTACGGTCAACTAAGctcaaattcaatgaaaagAGATTACTACAGGGGCTCGCAAGACTCCCTCACTGTAAAAg AGTCACCCGATGATTATCCCAGTACAAGTTCAACTCCGATTGGACGACGGGGATCGTACAAAACTTCCAGAG AGCCAGCCGGCGTAGAAAGGGGCCGCACTCTGTCGCGTATCTCCGTCGCTAAGGGCAGCACGCTTAATTTCCGGGGCCGAAAGTCCAATTCGCTAATGAATCTGTGCG ACACAGATTCGGGACTGGGACGCGCCACTCCGCCGAGGCGTGCTCCGTCGCctggaatgggaatgggcgcTTCAGGTAGGCATATGCCATCTCCCTCCGGACCGGGCTCATTGCCGCCAGGTTTGATATCGAAACGTCGCGGATTTGATGATGGATCCAGCGATTTCTCTTTAACTCCGAATTTGAACATGGAATATTCGG GTCCTAAACTCTATAAACAACCAGCGGCCAAATCGAATCGTGGAATCATCCTGAATGCCGTTGAATATTGTGTTTTTCCCGGCGTTGTCAACCGCGAGGCCAAACAGAAAGTGCTGGAGAAGATTGCGCGCTCGGAGGCGAAGCACTTCCTGGTACTCTTCCGCGATGCTGGCTGCCAGTTCCGCGCCCTCTACAGCTACCAGCCCGAAACGGACCAGGTGACCAAGCTGTATGGTACTGGGCCTAGTCAAGTCGAAGAAGTCATGTTCGACAAGTTTTTCAA ATACAACTCAGGAGGCAAGTGCTTCTCGCAAGTGCACACAAAGCATCTGACAGTGACCATCGACGCCTTCACAATACACAACTCCCTGTGGCAGGGCAAGCGGGTGCAGTTGCCCAGCAAAAAAGACATGGCGCTTGTAATCTAA